The window GCGGCCGACCACGGCAAGCTCTGGTTCTTGATCGCGGCGATCCTGGCCTCGGGCAAGGGCCAGACGCGGCGGGCGGCGGTGCGCGGGGTCGGGTCCATCGCGGTCGCCAGCCTGTCGGCGAACCTGGTCGCCAAGAACCTCTTCCCGCGCAGGCGGCCCGCCGCGGAGCTGCTGCCGCTGTACCGGCGGTTCGAGAAGCGGCCGACCAGCTCGTCGTTCCCGTCCGGGCACGCGGCCTCAGCGGTCGCGTTCACCACGGCGGTCGCGATGGAGAGCCCGCGCACGGCCATGGCGCTGGCGCCGCTGGCGGGCGCGGTGGCGTACTCGCGGGTGCACACCGGGGTGCACTGGCCCAGCGACATCGCCGCGGGCGCGGCGATCGGCGTCGGCGCGGCCTACGCGGTGCGGCACTGGTGGCCGGTGTCGGTGCAGGGGCCCGCGCACACCGCCCACGAGGCCAAGGTGGAGCCGCTGGTGGACGGCGAAGGGCTGCTGGTGCTGGTCAACCCGCACTCGGGGCTCGGCGAGGACCCGACCGAAGAGCTGCGCCTGCGTTGGCCGAAGGCGACGGTGGTCAACCCGGTCGCGGGCACCGATCTCATCGAGGACCTCTCCGACCAGGTCAAGAAGTCCACCGAGGAGATCCACGCGCTGGGCGTGGCGGGCGGTGACGGCACGGTCGCTGCGGTCGCCGCGGTCGCCGCCGAGTTCGGCCTGCCGCTGGTGCTGATCCCCTCGGGCACGCTGAACCACTTCGCCCGCGACATCGGCGTGGAGACCGCGGACGACGCCGGGGAGGCGGTCCGCGAGGGTCGCGGCGTCGAGATCGACCTCGCCGGTGTCAAGATCATCGAACGCGGCGGCGGCGAGCGGCACCGGTGGTTCGTCAACACCGCGAGTGTCGGCGGCTACCCGGAGATGGTGCGGGCCCGGGAGCAGCTCGAAGCCAAGGGCTGGCCGAAGTGGCCCGCGGGCGCGGTGGCGATGGTCCGCACGCTGCGGCACGCGCAGCCGATCCGGATGGCGCTCGACGGACGGCCGCACCTGGTGTGGTGGCTGTTCGTGGGCAACGGGACGTACGACCCGAAGGGCTTCGCGCCGACCCGGCGGCCCGCGCTGGACACCGGCCTGCTCGACGTCCGGTACCTGCGGGCCGACGTGCCGTTCTCCCGCGCGCGGTTCGTGCTCGCGATGCTGACCCGGACCCTGCACGCCAGCCACGTCTACCGCGAGCGCGACGTGCCGCAGCTGCGCGTCGACCTGCTCGACGGGCACCGCCGGGTCGCCACCGACGGCGAGGTCGGCCCGCTGGCGAACCGGTTCGAATTCGAATCACGCCCCCGGGCGCTGTGCGTCTACCGGTAGCGTCGCCCCCGTGGCGATCGTGACCGAGCTGAAGTGCTTCCCGATCAAGGGGTGCGCGGGCGTCGCACTCGCGGACGCGCTGATGACGCCCGCGGGCCTGGCGCATGACCGGACGTTCATGGTCATCGGCAAGGACGGCGTCTTCCGCAGCCAGCGCCGCTCCCCCAGGCTGGCGGTGGTCCAG is drawn from Actinokineospora alba and contains these coding sequences:
- a CDS encoding bifunctional phosphatase PAP2/diacylglycerol kinase family protein — its product is MLGRIRRHSLRQVNEGDQALVRQVAALPHTRADLGLKRLSTAADHGKLWFLIAAILASGKGQTRRAAVRGVGSIAVASLSANLVAKNLFPRRRPAAELLPLYRRFEKRPTSSSFPSGHAASAVAFTTAVAMESPRTAMALAPLAGAVAYSRVHTGVHWPSDIAAGAAIGVGAAYAVRHWWPVSVQGPAHTAHEAKVEPLVDGEGLLVLVNPHSGLGEDPTEELRLRWPKATVVNPVAGTDLIEDLSDQVKKSTEEIHALGVAGGDGTVAAVAAVAAEFGLPLVLIPSGTLNHFARDIGVETADDAGEAVREGRGVEIDLAGVKIIERGGGERHRWFVNTASVGGYPEMVRAREQLEAKGWPKWPAGAVAMVRTLRHAQPIRMALDGRPHLVWWLFVGNGTYDPKGFAPTRRPALDTGLLDVRYLRADVPFSRARFVLAMLTRTLHASHVYRERDVPQLRVDLLDGHRRVATDGEVGPLANRFEFESRPRALCVYR